The Orcinus orca chromosome 1, mOrcOrc1.1, whole genome shotgun sequence DNA window TGGGTAGTCAGTGCGCTCAAGCACTGCCAGaggtcctccttccctcctctggaGGTCTCGTCTTGGTCCTGGTTGTGGGGCACCTAGGGGGGAACCACACACTTCGGTATGCAGAAAGATGGGGGGGTGAGGAGTCCTGTGGGGGGTGGCAGGTGCCAGGGCACAGGCTTGGACAGCCATCTGGTGCAGAGAGCTGTTACCTGGCCTAGCCTGTGGTTGGGGTTGGTGGGAACATCCCAGTCTTCTCCAGAGCCAGAGCAGTGAAGTCCCAGAAGTCCTCCAAGGGGTAGAGAGACCAGGTATAGAGAAATCTTCCTTGTGTGTATGGCAGCAGACTCAGTTGCCACTTTGGGCCTGGCCTCAGTTCTCCAGGGCTACTTACTCTTCCCCCTACAAGAATGCCTCCCCAGGGTTGGTCTCATCCCAGGGAGGAAGGCTAGCTTGGTCAAGGGCAGGACCACTGCCTCCACCTGGCCAAGATCCAAGGCCACCCTCCTGGATTTCTGGAAACGTCTGCCCCCCTTCTCTTGAGAGGATGTTTGGGGAGGGAGGGCGTGGTCTATGGGTAAAGAGACTTGGTGGGAGGCGTAGGGGGCAAATCCACAGTGGACGGCTCCGGGAGACTCAGGTGGGGGGAGAGGTGAGCACTGAATTCTGCTGCTCCCCCATCTGGTTCCCCAACACAAGGGCGTGTCAGGCGTCACCGTGAGCCAGGATGAGGCTCGCACCGACAACAGAGACCACGAGGGAGGCAAGGGCCGGGGTGCCAGGGGGAGCCGTAGCGGGCAGGGCCGGGGTTAGAGGCTGTAAGTCAGGCCGGCCGGGTCTGGGGCCGCAAGTCCTGTCCCTTCGGCTCTCAGCGCGCCTGGCCCGCCCGCTCCCGGTGGCCAGCCTTCCAGCGGCGAGGCTGCGAGGGCGGCGGAGGCGCCGGGGGGCCCCGCAGGCTGCACGTCCTCAGCTCCCGGGCCAGGCTGAGCACCTCCGGCCGCTCGCTCTGGGGGGCTCCTTCCTCGAGCTCCTCCGCCtcctcgtcctggtcctcgtcctcctcctggATGCTGCTGAGGCGCGGCGCCCCGCGGCCGCGCTCGGCGGCCGGCGGCCGGTAGGCGCACTTGGCGTTGAGCAGCCGGCGCAGCGGGGCGCGGGGCACCGAGGCGGCGGCGCCCCCAGCGAGGAGGTGCTGCTGGCGCACGTGGCGCGCGTCGCTCTGGCGCTGCAGGCGCTTGAAGTCGCTGAAAGCCGCCAGCGCGGTCTGGCGGAGCAGGCGGGCCAGGGCGCGCGCCTTGTGCGCCCGCGCCAGCAGCACGGCGTGGCAGCGCAGCACCACGGCCTTGTGGCGCGCCTGGTGGCGGTAGACCCAGGCGAAGACGCGCGGGTGGCGCCCGTCCGCTGTGCAGTAGGTGATGCGCGGCAGCAGGTAGGCGTGCGCCGGTCTGCGGCCCCCCGAGCCCCCAGAGCCGCTGCGCTCGCACGGCTGCATGCGGATGCCGTGCGGCCCTAGCGTCAGCTTCATCTTGGTGCCCCCGCCCGGCCCGCAGCGCGCCCAGATCTTGCCCACGGCGTCGTCGGTGCAGCCGTCGCCCTTGGCGTGCAGGGTGACGGCGTTGCCCAGGTACCACACGGTGTAGGTCGGGTCCTCCTTGTTGAGCTCCACTTTCTGGCGCCGGCTGCGGAACACGCGACCCAGGCGCTCCAGCGGCCAGTCGGGCAGCAGGTCCGGGCAGGAGCGCAGGAAGCTGGAGAGCAGCGACGTGTAGGCGAGCCCCGGGCTCAGGCTCTTCGCCTTGCACTTGGCCTCGTCCTCCACTAGCACGAATTTGTTACGTCTCCAGGGCAGCATCGCGGCGGCGGCCAGAGGGGCTGGGGACGCCGCGAGCTCACGGGCGTCCTGCCCGGCggccggggggaagggagggcgCGCAGAAGCCCGCGGCCCCGGGCTTTCGAGAAGCTGGGCGGCGCCGGAGACAGTCGGTGCCCAGAGATGCCCAGTGCCAGGCAGGGCTAGCTAGCTTCGCAGATGCCTGGTGCCCAGCCGGGCTGGCAGCCGAGATGCCCGGGCGGCGGCCGAGCGTCCGGGAACAGCGTCCCCCGGGAGTCGCTCCAGCCGTCCGGGAAGCaaggaggggcaggggctgggcgggGAGGAGACGCCCCTCAGGCACGAATAGGGGGAATCCCACGGCCCCCGCCGCCCAAATTGCGGCGGCAGGGAGGTCGCCGGAGCCGGGGCTGGCGGCTGGCTGCTCGGAGGGGTAGACCGAGAGAGCGCGACTGCGGTGGGGACTCCTTCACGCGTCGCGGCTCCACCTCCCCGGGCTGCCTACATCACCGGGCGGGACCGCTAGCTCTCTTGTCCCCTCCTCtcgccctcctctctctcctcccccgcgCAGGCTAGCAGTGCTCTTCGCCCGAGACCCAGCACAGGCGCGGTGGATCGGGTTTAATCATTATCGTcggaggggaaggggtggaggtaGGAATCTCCTGAAATCCACCGGAGGGCTTTGCCAACGCAAGTTTCTCAGGTCTCACTGGTGGTCTCTAAGCTCCTCCTGGAGCGTTCGGTATCCCCCTCCTCTTTCTAGGATTCCCATTGCCCCTCACATCCCTACCCGCATCTCTGTGGGTGAGTTCGGGTGGGTTCCTGATGGGCCGGCCTGGCTCACTTGGCCTCTTGTCTGCGCAGCAGAAAGCCAGATGAGGCGGCCGAGCAGTGCAATGGAAAAGTACTGTCGCTTGGTGAAGCGTTCTCCCAGGTTCTTCCAAGGTCGTGGGCCAGGCTCCTGCGCCTGAGCTGGGAGACCAGTCACAGCTCCAGCAGCCGGTAGTGGCTCTCGCCTGGACTAAAGCCGGGAGGGTACTCTCGGAGGGTGGGGAACCTTCCAGAGTGGTCCTGGGTCTGTGGGAATTGCAGATCAAAAGCTCCTTTGGCCAAACGGCAGCCTCTGACTCTCCCGGGATTAAATAGATACCACTACTGTTTGTGATCACCTCTCCTCCTCCCGGCCGCCACCTCCGGGGGTTTGCATTCATTATGTCATTATCGCAGGACTACCCAGGCTCtcagttaagcaacttgcccaaggtcacaaagctgacAGGAGGTGGAACTGGGGCTCCACTCAGGCTCGGGTGACCCACGACAGGaccctcactcttctgtgagtcCACCGTGTGCTGCATATGGATGGGGCGTTTTCCACCCTCCCCTGAGACCTTCCAGTGGGGCCTCTTACTAGGGAGGGGTCCTAGTGTACTGGCAAAGAGATACTTGTCCCTGGGTATGGGGACACATCTGCCCCTTTCAGGATCTGTTAAATCACAAGCTCCCTAGAATCTCAGGACGGCTCTGGTTGGGGCCCAGGAGTCTCCTACAGAGCCGACACCCAAGCCCTTTCGGTGGCTTCAGAACAGGTCATTCGGGGAGGCTTCCAGGTCAGGAATGATCCCAGAGGCTTGGGCTAGGCCAGGCCAAGCCAGGTGACCTCCCAGAGTGGGGACAGCCTGGCCACATTCGCCCCAGGCCAGCCGGTTGGGCTCAGAATCcctggtgggggggtggggggataaaaGCAACCCTCCCCCTCACAAGGCTGCCTCACTGAACGCTCCTAAAATGACATGCAAATAAAGACTAGGAAATGACTTGGAACTGCAGAATCTTAGCTTCAGTGGGGGCCTCAGAGATGACCTGGTCCACTGcagcctcattttattttatttttaaggtggaAATGTCTTTATGGCTTGTtgctgattataaaagtaatacatgcttgtggtaaaaaaaaatcactccagaAGGACATGGAGGTCTCCTACTGTCCCCATGCCATAGCCATGGCCTTATTTCTCCATAAGAGGACAGGCTCTGAGAGGCACAAGGATCCACCCACTGGACCTCACTGCCTCGGGGTCCTCCTCCCCACAAGCATCAGGAGGCCGGTGGGAGCAGCCAGTAGCAAAGTTTCCGCTTGCAAGCCTGAGATATCTCCAAGCTTTTGGGAAGGCGTAGCCTCCTGGGGTTGCTAGAGTTAATGTATCATGACACGGGAAGCCcagttaagtttgaatttcagctAAATGACCATTTCTTTAGTATAAGCGTTTCCCAAGCATTGCCTGCATTCGACCCCGTAACTAAGCCTCCTGCCTCTCAGAGAACAGGAAGGGGTGGGGCGCTGCACTTGGGAGCCTAGTGTAGGCTCGCTCACCTAGTCCTGCTTCTGTTCTGTTCCCACTGCTTTTGGAATATCCTggcggggggtgggtgtggggagggttACCCGGGACTGCGTTGAGATCACAGTGTGCAAgggtatgttttgtttgtttgtttgtttttaatttttatttttggccatgcagcatatgggatcttagtcccctgactaAGGGGTatctgtgcccctgcagtggaagtacagagtcttaaccaccggaccaccagggaagtcctgcaaggGTGTGTTTATGTTAAGTCCTCTGGACCACAAAGCAGCATTTGACATCGTTAGCCATTTTGTTACCTTGTGGACAACTCACCTTGGCCTCCGTTGCAGGGATTTCCTCCCTCTGGCACCGGCTCTGGGCCACTCCTCCCTTCAGGGGCTCCTCCTGACACCCTTGGGCCTGGTGTCCTGCCTTCGGCTCCTCTTCCTCTAAACTTGTTCCTTGGAAGGGTTCAGCTGCCCTAGAGCTCCCACTGTCCTTTCTATTCAGAAGACTGGAGAGGCCGGCCTGGTCCCATTCATCCAGGCAGAGCTCAAGGCTGTTCCCTCCCTTaggtcttccttcccttctctcccgtCCATGGTAGGAGCTCCCGGCTTTGTACCAGAGCAGTATCATCACTGCTTCACAGACTGGCATGTagttggactttttttttcttttttcaatttaatttttagctCTAGCATATTTATACTGGTATTAGTTGAAAAAGTCATATAACTGCCTTATAGTAAACGTGTAATTAAAAAATCAGTCCCCTACCCCATCCTTTCCCCAGTCTCAAGTCTCACTTCCAAAGACAACCCCTCTTTCATGCATTTTAGATGGAACTTCTGTCATATgcctccttatttatttatttttttttctgtacgcgggcctctcactgttgtggcctctcccgttgcggagcacaggctccagacgcacaggctcagtggccatggctcacgggcccagctgctctgcggcatgtgggatctttccagaccggggcacgaacccgtgtcccctgcatcggcaggcggactctcaaccactgcgccaccagggaaaccccctccttatttttaaataacacacCTAATTCAGATTTTCCACTTTTTGTAACTTTGTCTATTGCCTCTCTTCTATGCAAGGTGAAGATTTAATGCCCTTTCATCTACCCGCATCCCAcacattattttctcttccttcctctcagtTTAGTTATATCATTTTGTTACTGTGGCATCAGTATTCAGTGTCCAAGTATTATGTCTATGTAACTATTGTTCATAGCTGAGCCTTGAAGTGtgttatgatttcatttttccttactggacaacatttttcttttctagaggTATTTAATCaccttattaaaaaacaaaaacaaaacaaaacaaaaaaaacttccttATGTACCCATCACTAATTCATCCCCCAACTGTCCAGCGGTACTGTAAAATGTCCCTCTACCTGGTTGAACACACCAGGTGGTCCTTAGAGACACCCCTCCTGAGGCGTCCTCCCTGGGCTCCAACCTGGACTGCTTACCCTACAGACCTGTAGAGCCATTGTCCTGGGACCTTGTTTTACTACCACCCTGGAAATTTCCTTTGATTCTTTCCTGTGTTGGATCCTGTTTTCTGGTCCCCTTGCTTtctgccttccccccacccccgctcccaaACAGGGTTTATTTCCTTGCTTTGGTAGAGCATGTATTCCAGTAGCTTTGATTGCTGGTTCTCCTGGGTGTAGAGTTCTAGACTGGAAATAAATTTCCCTCAGGATTTTGAGGAGTTGACCCATGGTTGCTGTTGAAAAGTCAAGCGACACTCTGATACCGATCCTGTGCGCGTGTGACTTGAGTTTTCTCTGAACGTTTTTAGGATCTCTCGGAGGTCTAAAGTTCCAAACGATGTGCATTCACTATGGGCACCTCTTGGTGAACCTTTCAATCTGGAAGTCAGTCTCCTAATCTGAAAATCAATTTTGGGGACACTTCTTTCTGCTGATTCCCtccatttcatttctgtttttgtttttttctagtttaGTTGGATGTTGGGCCTCTTGGATTGATTctctaatttttcaaaatgttctttccaattttccattttaaaaaatgtttgttctgttttctggGACATTACCTCAACTTTATCTTCCAACTtttctatttggattttttttggtaTGTCTCTTCTCATAATTTTTCACTTCTAAGAGcaatttcttgttcttttttatagcatCCTATTCTTGTTCATGGACATATTATCTCCTGTTCCTCTCAAAATACTAATTATAgttgcttcaaatatttttaaaattttaattgtggtgaaatacacaTAACGATCTTAACCATTCTTAAGCGTACAGTTCAGtattgttaagtatattcacattgttgggcaACCGATCTttagaacttttcatcttgcaaaatcaAAACTTTGAACTAACAAAACGACTCTCCATTTCTCCCCCggtccccaccacccccacctccagcccctggcaaccatcattcaaccctctgtctctatgaatctgagtACTCTAGGTACATTATATAAGTGGAATttcacagtatttgtctttttgtgactggtttatttcacttagcataatgtcttcaatgttcatccatgttgtagcatgtgtcagtatttccatcatttttaaggctgaacaataatccactgtatgtatataacatattttgtttagccattcatccactgatggacacttgggctgcttccaccttttggttattgtgaataatgtcgCCATGgacatgggtgtataaatattttttggagaccctgctttcaattcttttgggtgtataaccagaagtggaattgcttgatcatatggtaattctatttaaaaaaaaattatttatttatttaggggtgggtctgcattgggtcttcgttgctgtgcgtgggctttctccagctgtggcgagcgggggctactcttcgtggaggtgcgggggcttctcattgcaatggcttctcatgttgaggagcacgggctctaggcatgcgggcttccgtagttgtggcacgtgggctcagtagttgtggcgcatgggcttagttgctccgcggcatgtgggatcttcccagaccagggctcgaacccgtgttccctgcattggcaggcagattcttaaccactgtgccaccagggaagtccctctcattatggttttgatttgcatttccctaattagtgatgttgagtatttcttcatgtgcttgttggctatttgtatattttctttagagagatggctattcaaatttatttttttgttgttgtgtcgTAGGAGGTCTTTATagattctggatattaaccccttatcagatatatgatttgcaaatattttgtcctgtTCCTTAGGTTGCTTTTTAATTCTGTTGATCATGctctttgatgcacagaaattttaaattctgatgtAGTCCACTTTgtctctttttacttttgttgcccgtgctttggtgtcatatccaagaaatcactgccaaatccaatgtcatgcaGCTTTCCCTCATgtcttcttctaagagtttatagttttaggtcttatttttaagtctttgatccatttttgaGTTAGTTTTGGTATATGATGTAAGGCAAGGGCCCAACATCATTCTTTTGCACGTTGATATCTAGTTTTCCTAACGCCATTTGTTGAAatgactgttctttccccattgattgGTTTGGCTTTGACCATACATGCAAGCATTTGTTTCCATCTCTATTCTagtccattggtctatatgtctgtctttatgccagtaccacactgttttgattactatagctttgtaataagttttgaaatcaggaagtgtgagacctccaactttattctttttcagggtcctctgagattccttatgaattttaggattgatttttctttttctgaaaaaaaaataccattgggaTTTTGGTACGAttcgcattaaatctgtaaattgctttgggtagcattggcatcttaacaatatgaagtcttccaatccatgaacatgaatgTCTTGCCACTTAtttgtgttgtctttaatttttttcaggaacattttgtagttttcagtgttcaagtctttcccctccttggtgaagtttattcctaagtattttattctttttgatgctattgtaaatggaatttttttcttaatttccttttcagaaattGTTCATGGCTAGTGAATAAAATGCAACTGagttttgtgtgttgattttgtatctggtcattttgctgaatttatttattctaaggtttttgtggaatctttagggttttctaatgatagttgttttttttttgtttttatttctttggtggtttttttttttttttgcattgggtcttgttgctgcgcgtgggctttagttgtggcgggcgggggctaccctttgctgcagtgcgtgggcttctcactgcggtggcctctcttgttgagagcacgggctcttggcatgtgagctcagtagttgtggctcgcaggctccagagcgcaggctcagcagctgtggcgcacgggcccatttgctccatggcatgtgggatcttccaggaccagggcttgaacccgtgtcccctgcattggcaggcggactctcaaccactgcgccaccagaaaagTCCATGACAGttgtttttgaaagtttttttttcagtttcatgcATTGCTCTTCTCCCTGAGTTCTTTctccctgtttaaaaaaaaaaaaaaattaaaagatgtacATTTCTGACTGTCATGCTTACAGCTTTCCTCTAATCTCTGGTAATCACTATCATCTAGCCCTATCTGAGAGGCACAAACACTGATTGGAAACTCTGTGTATGGGAGGTGCAGGGGGATGAACAggacttgtcatatatgggcCTCCTTATCTGATGACACACACAGCCAGGTTACAAAGAAACCCTGGCAAAGACTCTCTCGTTGACCAA harbors:
- the FAM43B gene encoding protein FAM43B, with amino-acid sequence MLPWRRNKFVLVEDEAKCKAKSLSPGLAYTSLLSSFLRSCPDLLPDWPLERLGRVFRSRRQKVELNKEDPTYTVWYLGNAVTLHAKGDGCTDDAVGKIWARCGPGGGTKMKLTLGPHGIRMQPCERSGSGGSGGRRPAHAYLLPRITYCTADGRHPRVFAWVYRHQARHKAVVLRCHAVLLARAHKARALARLLRQTALAAFSDFKRLQRQSDARHVRQQHLLAGGAAASVPRAPLRRLLNAKCAYRPPAAERGRGAPRLSSIQEEDEDQDEEAEELEEGAPQSERPEVLSLARELRTCSLRGPPAPPPPSQPRRWKAGHRERAGQAR